Proteins encoded together in one Lathyrus oleraceus cultivar Zhongwan6 chromosome 5, CAAS_Psat_ZW6_1.0, whole genome shotgun sequence window:
- the LOC127081298 gene encoding uncharacterized protein LOC127081298, with the protein MELVNRDVYLKVTVIIAHVYEKYRYIISYKKAWIAKCKVIESLYGNWETSYNDMPQWILVDGTWLYGKYRGTLLMVVAQDGNENIFPIAFALVRSETKDAWSFFLKNLRTYVTPQENLCLISDRHESIKSAYNNPENGWQYPPPSHVYCIRHIAQNFMREIKDKELYKIVVNMSYVLTEAKFNYYRGEIRRTNNDALSWIDNIPREKWAKAFDGGQRCGHIKTNLAEAMNSVLKET; encoded by the exons ATGGAGCTTGTAAATCGCGATGTTTATCTTAAGGTGACGGTGATCATCGCTCATGTTTATGAAAAATATAGGTATATCATATCCTACAAAAAGGCATGGATTGCAAAGTGTAAGGTAATTGAGTCTCTGTATGGAAATTGGGAGACATCTTATAACGATATGCCGCAATGGATACTG GTTGATGGAACATGGTTGTATGGAAAGTACAGAGGGACTCTGTTGATGGTTGTGGCACAGGATGGGAACGAGAACATTTTTCCAATAGCGTTCGCATTGGTTAGAAGTGAGACAAAGGAtgcttggagtttctttcttaagaaTTTGAGAACATACGTTACTCCCCAAGAAAATTTGTGTCTAATATCAGACAGACATGAATCAATAAAGAGTGCATATAACAATCCGGAAAATGGATGGCAGTATCCTCCGCCATCACacgtctattgcattagacacaTTGCGCAAAACTTCATGCGTGAGATTAAAGACAAGGAACTGTACAAAATAGTTGTTAACATGAGTTATGTGTTGACAGAGGCGAAATTTAACTACTATCGAGGGGAAATCCGAAGAACAAATAATGACGCTTTATCATGGATAGACAACATCCCTCGGGAGAAGTGGGCAAAGGCATTTGACGGAGGGCAACGCTGCGGTCACATTAAAACTAATCTGGCAGAAGCAATGAACTCGGTACTCAAAGAAACCTGA